The Anaplasmataceae bacterium AB001_6 genome has a segment encoding these proteins:
- a CDS encoding molybdenum cofactor guanylyltransferase, which translates to MIIAGVILAGGKSSRMKVDKTKLIYQNTTLLDRMDNLLKNAGIENVYISGAAGINDKIKDKGPLCGVHATLTELLEKYDFLLYAPVDMPKLNIHLLYKLINAPHENDIVCFENYILPFRLKVKAETINIIEKIFKEKKDFSLKNLHKTLISHNLSVNQKEIDSFVNINTPDEWKNIQDKV; encoded by the coding sequence ATGATAATAGCAGGTGTAATATTAGCAGGAGGCAAATCTTCTCGTATGAAAGTAGATAAAACAAAACTAATTTATCAAAATACCACATTACTAGATCGTATGGATAATTTATTAAAAAATGCAGGCATTGAAAATGTTTATATTAGTGGAGCAGCAGGTATCAATGATAAAATTAAAGATAAAGGCCCTCTGTGTGGTGTGCATGCAACTCTTACAGAACTACTAGAGAAATATGATTTTTTACTTTATGCACCAGTAGATATGCCTAAATTGAATATACACTTACTATACAAACTGATAAACGCACCCCACGAGAATGATATAGTATGTTTTGAAAATTATATATTACCCTTTAGGTTGAAAGTTAAAGCTGAAACCATAAATATAATAGAGAAAATCTTTAAAGAGAAAAAAGATTTCTCACTTAAAAATTTGCATAAAACATTAATCAGTCATAACTTATCTGTAAATCAAAAAGAGATTGATTCTTTTGTTAATATTAACACCCCAGATGAGTGGAAAAATATACAGGATAAAGTATGA
- a CDS encoding molybdenum cofactor biosynthesis protein MoaE, translated as MGKVFVDVWDTKEKNINIDLALSYVNAKKNGAESLFIGTVRDFNHGKNVIGISYDVFESLAKRSFLNICKEAQDKWGDNINLYVVHAKGRLSIGGISIIIAVGSPHRDEAFKACRYVIEEIKHRSPIWKLEHYTDGDSQWSKGCELCKSQTQGI; from the coding sequence ATGGGTAAAGTATTTGTAGATGTGTGGGACACAAAAGAAAAAAATATCAATATAGATCTAGCGCTATCTTACGTGAATGCAAAAAAAAATGGCGCAGAATCCTTATTTATAGGAACTGTAAGAGATTTCAATCATGGTAAAAATGTAATAGGAATAAGTTATGATGTATTTGAATCATTAGCTAAGCGGTCTTTTTTAAATATTTGTAAAGAAGCACAAGATAAGTGGGGAGATAACATTAATTTATATGTTGTACATGCTAAAGGACGTTTGTCTATCGGAGGAATAAGTATCATAATTGCCGTTGGCTCTCCTCATCGTGATGAAGCTTTTAAAGCTTGTCGTTATGTGATTGAAGAAATCAAGCATCGTTCTCCTATCTGGAAATTAGAGCATTATACAGACGGAGATAGCCAATGGTCCAAAGGCTGTGAATTATGTAAATCGCAAACGCAAGGTATATGA
- the moeB gene encoding molybdopterin-synthase adenylyltransferase MoeB codes for MYHEQLVRYSRNISLPEIGNEGQKKLLNSRVLVVGAGGLGSPLILYLAASGIGTIGIIDDDRIALSNLQRQIIHEAGSIGQPKVNSAKDAIYDLNQDIKTITYKDRLNSTNVDGLIKDYDIIADCCDNFHTRFLLNEYCLKNKKILVSSAAIGFYGHLYTFKSYLGKPHPCYQCIYPHIPSDKITEKCSQSGVLGSLVGQMGTWQTTEIIKELLNIGTSLSGKMVILDALSTSVNIIKINRSRDCPWCGKCG; via the coding sequence ATGTATCATGAACAGCTCGTGCGTTATTCACGAAATATTTCATTGCCAGAAATAGGTAATGAAGGCCAAAAGAAATTATTAAATTCCAGAGTATTAGTGGTTGGTGCAGGTGGCTTAGGTTCACCTTTAATTCTCTATTTAGCAGCATCTGGGATAGGAACAATAGGAATAATTGATGATGATCGCATAGCTTTATCAAATCTACAACGGCAAATCATACACGAAGCCGGTAGTATTGGACAACCAAAGGTCAATAGTGCTAAGGATGCAATATATGATTTAAATCAAGATATTAAGACTATTACTTATAAAGATCGTTTAAATTCTACAAATGTTGACGGCTTAATAAAAGATTATGACATAATAGCAGATTGCTGTGATAATTTTCACACTCGCTTTTTACTAAACGAGTATTGTTTAAAAAATAAAAAAATTCTAGTATCTTCAGCTGCAATTGGATTTTATGGACACTTATATACATTTAAATCATATCTGGGAAAACCTCACCCATGTTATCAATGTATATACCCTCATATTCCTTCTGATAAAATTACCGAAAAATGCTCTCAATCAGGAGTACTTGGCAGTTTAGTAGGTCAGATGGGCACATGGCAAACAACAGAAATTATCAAAGAATTATTGAATATAGGCACTAGTCTCTCTGGCAAGATGGTTATTCTAGATGCACTTTCAACATCTGTAAATATAATTAAAATAAATAGATCACGTGATTGTCCTTGGTGCGGAAAATGTGGTTAG
- a CDS encoding bifunctional molybdenum cofactor biosynthesis protein MoaC/MoaB has product MHKNIIEFFNENSNFHMKDISYKKPNIRRAIAMGCINIGEIGFKHVKNGTLAKGDVLKLAEIAGLQGAKNTWQQIPMCHPIPLEHIAVYPELKESSHSVIVYTIVSTIAKTGVEMEALSAVNAALLTLYDLIKPVEAGLSISDIRLLLKEGGKSNLWIHPRGIPEKIKEFIKIPSERLLEGKKVGIITLSDRAHNKEYQDKSGIILKEKLEHLGCNIVDYSILPDESVQLEEKINKLTKDVEIIITTGGTGIAPRDITPQTISKIADQEIPGIGELLRSYSALHVPKTWLSRSGAVVMDNTLIIALPGSPSAVQDGIEALKEILPHALDSIQNKKNIHKETLHEEIS; this is encoded by the coding sequence ATGCATAAAAACATTATAGAATTCTTTAATGAAAATAGTAATTTTCATATGAAAGACATTTCTTATAAAAAACCCAATATTAGGCGTGCCATTGCAATGGGATGCATAAATATAGGTGAAATTGGTTTTAAACATGTAAAAAATGGAACTTTAGCTAAAGGAGATGTATTAAAATTAGCAGAAATTGCTGGCTTACAAGGTGCCAAAAATACGTGGCAACAGATTCCAATGTGTCATCCCATTCCATTGGAACATATAGCTGTCTATCCAGAACTTAAAGAAAGCTCTCATTCTGTAATAGTTTATACTATTGTTTCTACCATTGCTAAAACTGGCGTTGAAATGGAAGCTTTATCTGCTGTTAACGCTGCATTATTAACACTATATGATTTAATTAAACCCGTTGAAGCAGGGCTCTCTATTTCTGATATACGCTTACTATTAAAAGAAGGAGGTAAAAGTAATTTATGGATTCATCCAAGGGGCATTCCTGAAAAGATAAAAGAGTTTATCAAAATACCATCAGAACGCCTTTTGGAAGGGAAAAAAGTTGGCATCATCACTCTAAGTGATCGAGCACACAATAAAGAATATCAAGATAAATCAGGTATAATATTAAAAGAAAAATTAGAACATCTTGGATGTAATATCGTTGATTACTCTATTCTTCCCGATGAATCAGTACAATTAGAGGAAAAGATTAACAAATTAACCAAAGATGTAGAAATTATTATTACTACAGGTGGTACAGGGATTGCACCTCGTGACATTACTCCACAAACTATTTCCAAAATTGCAGATCAAGAAATACCTGGAATAGGAGAATTATTACGTAGTTATAGTGCTTTACATGTCCCAAAAACGTGGTTGAGTCGCTCTGGTGCAGTTGTTATGGATAATACCTTAATTATTGCTCTTCCAGGAAGTCCTTCTGCAGTTCAAGATGGAATAGAAGCTTTGAAAGAGATTTTACCACATGCACTAGATAGCATACAGAATAAAAAGAACATCCATAAAGAAACATTACATGAGGAAATATCATAA
- a CDS encoding antiporter, whose protein sequence is MGKDLYNWNPEDKEQWSSYGKSVANRNLWISILSLLLGFCVWMCWGVITVQMLNVGFAFSTSDLFTLTAIAGLSGATLRIPSTFFIRIAGGRNTIFFTTVLLLIPTIGTGIALQDKNTPLWQFQLLALLSGFGGGNFASSMSNISFFFPKKIQGYSLGMNAGLGNLGVTVMQIIIPIVMTMAIFGTEYMILQNSSGTFISKIPAGAKTYIYNAGFIWVAILVPLSCAVWFGMNNIRDKHVSPNIGMPLNTFVKISAMLMIGLVTTCSGLWLILPESANGSGWSAYLSKLIGADLSKLLILATIIIVTVFLLKLIPGEIRTSLKRQYKIFNNKHTWSMTTIYTMTFGSFIGYGAALPLSIQVIFGYKHLMVNGVLTHTTINPNAPSTFMFVWIGTFIGAIARPIGGIIADKVGGAKVSQIVSLVMLGSTLALAHYMQKGYASATPEDYFYPFIGLFLILFTATGIGNGSAFRSIAQIFNKEQAGPAGGWASAIAAYGAFYVPQMLSEHIKGGAPEKALYGFAIFYTLCICINWWFYLRKNAYIYNP, encoded by the coding sequence ATGGGTAAAGATTTATATAATTGGAATCCCGAAGATAAGGAGCAATGGTCCTCTTATGGAAAGAGCGTAGCAAATCGTAATTTATGGATTTCTATCTTAAGCTTATTACTTGGATTTTGTGTATGGATGTGTTGGGGAGTTATTACTGTACAGATGCTTAATGTAGGATTTGCTTTTTCTACATCAGATTTGTTTACTTTAACAGCGATTGCTGGCCTTTCTGGAGCTACGTTACGTATTCCTAGTACATTTTTTATCAGAATTGCTGGTGGAAGAAATACTATATTTTTTACTACTGTATTACTTCTTATTCCCACTATAGGGACAGGAATAGCTTTGCAGGATAAGAATACTCCTCTATGGCAATTTCAACTTTTAGCTCTATTATCAGGCTTTGGAGGAGGTAATTTCGCATCTTCTATGTCAAATATTAGTTTCTTCTTTCCTAAGAAGATACAAGGTTATTCTCTGGGAATGAATGCTGGCCTTGGTAATCTAGGAGTCACTGTAATGCAGATAATAATTCCTATTGTTATGACAATGGCAATATTTGGTACAGAATATATGATTCTGCAAAATAGTAGTGGAACATTTATTAGTAAAATTCCAGCAGGAGCAAAAACATATATATATAATGCAGGATTCATTTGGGTGGCAATTTTAGTTCCGTTATCTTGTGCCGTATGGTTTGGAATGAATAACATTCGAGATAAACATGTTTCGCCTAATATAGGAATGCCTTTAAATACCTTCGTAAAGATTAGTGCAATGTTAATGATAGGATTGGTCACTACATGTTCAGGCTTATGGTTGATATTACCTGAAAGCGCAAATGGTTCTGGATGGAGTGCATATCTGAGTAAATTAATTGGAGCAGATTTAAGTAAATTACTTATTTTAGCTACAATAATTATTGTTACGGTTTTCTTATTAAAATTAATACCTGGTGAAATTAGAACAAGTCTTAAACGACAATATAAAATATTTAACAATAAGCATACTTGGTCCATGACTACAATTTATACCATGACATTTGGTTCTTTTATAGGATATGGTGCCGCTTTACCATTATCTATTCAAGTGATCTTTGGATATAAACACCTTATGGTTAATGGTGTTTTAACTCATACTACCATTAACCCCAATGCTCCATCTACATTTATGTTTGTTTGGATAGGGACATTTATAGGAGCTATAGCTCGTCCAATCGGTGGAATTATTGCTGATAAAGTGGGTGGAGCAAAAGTATCACAGATTGTTTCACTTGTTATGTTAGGTAGTACATTAGCTTTAGCTCATTATATGCAAAAAGGCTATGCATCTGCGACGCCAGAGGATTATTTTTATCCATTTATTGGGCTATTTTTGATTTTATTTACAGCTACTGGCATTGGAAATGGTTCTGCCTTTCGTAGTATTGCACAAATTTTCAATAAAGAGCAAGCAGGGCCTGCCGGAGGATGGGCTTCGGCAATAGCTGCTTATGGTGCGTTTTATGTTCCACAAATGTTAAGTGAACATATTAAAGGCGGAGCACCTGAAAAGGCTCTTTATGGATTTGCTATATTTTACACTTTATGTATATGTATAAATTGGTGGTTTTACCTCCGTAAGAATGCATATATATATAATCCATAG
- a CDS encoding molybdopterin molybdotransferase MoeA gives MILYEEALKFLLKTEKKPSIILSINNACGYVAAEDVCSKVLIPAFANSAMDGFAIRSQDVAKSSKDNPTTLTITGSTLAGDKPSKGNTEGAWEITTGAPVPEEYDAVVKIEDTQIDNTDNNIKKIILSQSVPLKNNIREAGEDFMPGDTVITKGTIITPNHIMALTSIGQKNILVSDKPSVSILSTGRELINDTDHPLSPGQIYNSNSPYLLSALNKIGIKSQYIGNIPDDPEIFEKTIEQILGKNEIIISTGAVSMGKYDFIPDSLRKLGADIIFHKVAIRPGKPILYARFKDKTHYFGIPGNPVSSAVGLRFFVIPLIHHLQDIKTECPLKIPLVEPFPIDSPLRFFRKAYISVSNEGKLGIKILEGQESFKINSLVKANCWASFAPRQMNIKKGDTMNIYPLMPNKWHLENVK, from the coding sequence ATGATATTATATGAGGAAGCGTTAAAATTCTTATTAAAAACAGAAAAAAAGCCATCTATAATATTATCAATTAATAATGCTTGTGGCTATGTAGCTGCAGAAGATGTCTGCAGCAAAGTTCTTATTCCAGCATTTGCTAATTCCGCAATGGATGGATTCGCTATACGATCTCAAGATGTTGCAAAAAGTTCTAAAGATAACCCTACTACGTTAACGATAACAGGAAGCACATTAGCAGGAGATAAACCCTCTAAAGGCAATACAGAAGGAGCTTGGGAAATCACAACTGGCGCCCCGGTACCTGAAGAATATGATGCTGTAGTAAAAATAGAAGATACTCAGATAGATAATACAGATAATAATATTAAGAAGATAATTCTATCGCAAAGTGTTCCGCTAAAGAACAATATACGTGAAGCAGGAGAGGATTTTATGCCGGGAGATACAGTTATTACAAAAGGCACAATTATTACCCCAAATCATATAATGGCATTAACAAGTATAGGGCAAAAAAATATTCTAGTTTCTGATAAACCTTCAGTGAGCATACTTAGCACAGGAAGAGAATTAATTAATGATACAGACCATCCCCTATCCCCAGGACAAATTTATAATTCAAACAGTCCATATTTACTCTCTGCACTTAATAAAATAGGGATAAAATCTCAATATATAGGAAATATCCCTGATGATCCTGAAATATTTGAAAAAACAATTGAACAGATATTAGGAAAAAATGAAATAATAATTTCTACTGGAGCAGTCTCTATGGGAAAATATGATTTCATTCCAGATAGTTTACGTAAACTTGGAGCAGATATCATTTTTCACAAAGTAGCTATACGTCCAGGAAAGCCAATACTCTATGCACGTTTTAAAGATAAAACGCATTATTTTGGTATTCCGGGAAATCCCGTATCATCTGCCGTAGGATTACGTTTTTTTGTAATACCATTAATACACCATTTACAGGATATTAAAACAGAATGTCCATTAAAAATTCCTCTAGTAGAACCATTTCCTATCGATAGTCCCTTACGTTTTTTTCGCAAAGCATATATCTCAGTGTCCAATGAAGGAAAATTAGGAATAAAAATACTGGAAGGACAAGAATCTTTTAAAATTAATTCATTAGTAAAAGCTAATTGTTGGGCATCATTTGCTCCAAGACAAATGAATATAAAAAAAGGAGATACCATGAATATTTACCCGCTAATGCCTAATAAATGGCATTTGGAGAATGTAAAATGA
- the moaA gene encoding GTP 3',8-cyclase MoaA, with translation MNDTYSNTSQNALKDKFGRLFPYLRLSITDVCNFRCSYCLPNGYIKCNNKPRFLSQNEIANLVDAFASLGVTKIRITGGEPTVRKDFTQIAKLISDHPGIEKTSFTTNGYLLKDKAKCWHDAGLTHVNVSIDSLNEKIFHAVSGRNLLHKVQQGVESAIKVGFQQVKINVVLLKGVNGNALKDFLPWVKNTNISIRFIELMQTGDNLKYFQKYHISTKIITDQLSIEGWKNKPRALDSGPAQEYVHEDYKGSIGIIAPYSKDFCKGCNRLRVTSIGDLRLCLFGNQGTSLRHLLQTSEQKSLLRKLIIEQLNYKSSSHFLAYGNTGLTKHLASIGG, from the coding sequence ATGAATGATACATATAGCAATACTTCTCAAAATGCCTTAAAAGACAAATTTGGACGTTTGTTTCCTTATCTACGTTTATCCATTACTGATGTGTGTAATTTTCGCTGTAGTTATTGCTTACCCAATGGTTATATTAAATGTAATAACAAACCTCGATTTTTATCCCAAAATGAAATTGCAAATTTAGTTGATGCATTTGCTTCTTTAGGAGTAACTAAAATACGTATTACTGGTGGTGAGCCAACAGTTAGAAAAGATTTTACACAAATTGCCAAATTAATATCAGATCACCCTGGTATTGAAAAAACATCTTTTACCACTAACGGTTATCTACTTAAAGATAAAGCAAAATGCTGGCATGATGCTGGGTTAACTCACGTTAACGTTAGCATAGATAGCTTAAACGAGAAAATTTTTCACGCTGTTAGTGGTCGTAATCTTCTACATAAAGTACAACAAGGAGTAGAATCTGCTATTAAGGTGGGTTTCCAACAGGTAAAAATTAATGTTGTTTTGCTCAAAGGTGTTAATGGTAATGCACTAAAAGATTTTTTGCCTTGGGTGAAAAATACAAATATCAGTATTCGTTTCATTGAATTAATGCAAACTGGTGATAATTTAAAGTACTTTCAAAAATATCATATATCGACAAAAATTATTACCGATCAATTATCTATAGAAGGTTGGAAGAATAAGCCTCGAGCCCTTGATTCAGGGCCAGCTCAAGAATATGTGCATGAAGATTATAAAGGATCCATAGGAATTATAGCTCCTTATTCAAAGGATTTTTGTAAAGGATGTAATCGTTTACGTGTTACTTCAATAGGTGATTTACGGTTATGTCTATTCGGAAATCAAGGAACTTCTCTACGTCACCTTTTACAAACAAGTGAACAGAAAAGTCTATTAAGAAAGCTTATAATTGAACAATTAAATTATAAAAGCTCTTCTCATTTTTTAGCTTATGGAAATACAGGCCTTACAAAACATCTAGCATCAATCGGAGGATAA
- a CDS encoding sulfite exporter TauE/SafE family protein produces the protein MWLGILFTIVAIFYASVGFGGGSSYLALLALWDFPYNIMAPIALICNIVVVSGNTFHYVRAGYLNYNLSLPLTLTSVIAAYIGGKIEIEKELFIKILCITLLISGIRMLITYRRYDDNFKDYKIIPIWVSGIIGITLGFLSGLVGIGGGIFLAPILYSLKAGTPKQIATTSSIFILFNSIAGLIGQLQKHNLSETIVFDYWYLPMLVFLGGQISNIITIRFIPSRIVVLSTGFLVIFVAIRLGYKIWIH, from the coding sequence ATGTGGTTAGGAATATTATTCACTATTGTTGCTATTTTTTATGCTAGTGTAGGCTTTGGAGGGGGGTCTTCTTACTTAGCTTTATTAGCATTATGGGATTTTCCTTATAATATCATGGCACCTATTGCTCTTATTTGTAATATCGTTGTTGTATCTGGCAATACATTTCATTATGTTAGAGCTGGATATTTAAATTACAATCTTTCACTACCACTTACTCTTACTTCCGTAATAGCAGCATACATCGGTGGTAAGATAGAAATCGAAAAAGAATTATTCATTAAGATACTTTGCATAACATTATTAATTTCCGGAATCAGAATGTTAATAACCTATCGCCGCTATGATGATAACTTTAAAGATTATAAAATCATCCCTATATGGGTCAGTGGAATAATTGGAATAACTTTAGGATTTTTATCAGGATTAGTTGGGATAGGTGGAGGGATATTTTTAGCACCTATTCTATATAGTTTAAAAGCTGGAACACCAAAGCAAATTGCTACTACCTCTTCCATATTTATTCTTTTTAATTCTATTGCTGGTCTTATCGGACAGTTACAAAAACACAATTTATCAGAAACAATTGTCTTTGATTACTGGTATCTTCCTATGTTAGTTTTTTTAGGAGGACAGATAAGCAACATCATAACAATCAGATTTATCCCCTCTCGTATAGTTGTTTTATCTACAGGATTTTTAGTTATATTTGTAGCAATACGCTTAGGATATAAAATATGGATACATTAA